The Reichenbachiella carrageenanivorans region GTAGGTGATCAACCCTTTCCCTTGATCGATAGTCCAGACCTACTTTTCGACATTTTTCTCTAAGCTCACTTTTATTGAGTGCTAAAATTTGGTCGATTTTGGGATACACTTTACTAATTTCCTCACGAGAAAAATCATTAACAACTATACCTACTTCGTGATCAGTGGCATACTCATCATCCTCAGAAACTCCCTGACAGGTAATATAGGGGAGACCGCAGAGCAAGTATTCTGCCACTTTGGTAGGAGACCTGAATTTTTGAGAAGGAGTGGGCGGGATGGCTACTATGCCCATGTCGGCAGCACTGAGGTAGTCAGGGATTTGAGCGGCGTCGATAAATGCCCGAAGATGGTAGGAGGTAGTAGGAATGTTTTCTTCTTCGAACCAACTATGAATCTGGTTCTTGTCATAATCTGTAGCTACCAAAAAATAGCTCTTGGGATCCTGTGCATAGAGCTGCCCGAATAGCGCAATGATTTCTCGTTCATAATATAATCCGCCGAATTTCCCAGGATAGATATAGACGTGCTGGTCGTCAATTCCCAGAGATTGATGGAGCTGGTCACGAGACTCAGGTCTGAAATAAAAGGTGTCTGGGTCTACTGCGGTGGGGGCTCGATATAGGTTTGCCTTTATGCCTTCGGATTTGAGCTTTTCTACCATGTGGATGGTGCCGGTCATGATGTCACTGGCATGCTGAGCCGCCATTTTTTCTAACCAGTGGAGAATGCGGTAGTTCCAACTTTGCTTTGACCATAGTTTAAGCTCGACCATGAAATCACTGTGTGGCTCGTAGCTGTAAATGACCAATTTTAAATTCATGAATCGTGAAAACAATACGGCTATGGCTGCCGCTACATTAGCAAATGCAAAAATGTAGCGGGTTTTGTAGGTGGCCTTGATTCGAATAATCTGAAAGAAAGTAGATATGACATCAAAAGCTTTTTTGAACAGAAGAAAACGGCCGGTGTGGAATTTTCTAGGATGCCAGTAGATATTGTATTTTTCTAATTCATTCGTTTCCAGTTTGGTCTCCTCTATTGAGAGAGCATATTGAGGTTGTTCGAAGGTGATGAGGTCAAATCGATAGTTCCCGTTTTGGCTCAACGTTTTGATGTATTGTAATAGCAAATTCTGGAACAGGGGGTCTTTGTAGCTGTTGTAGATGAATACCAATATGGGAATGGGGTGGTTCATGTGATAATTGCCATGAGTTGGTAGCGGAATTTAGCTCAGCATAGACGAAACGTGCGGCAAGATACTAAGTATCTGCTTTTGTGGGGTTGGCTTGGCAGGTTTTCTATTTCAGGTTGAACAAATTTGGCTTTTGATTTTCCTTATCAGTTTAGTCACGTTTTGATGTTTAGGCTTTTGTTTGTCTTTGATCGAATTATTTCTCGTGGAGGGCGCTGCCGTTTTCACATCATAGCCCGACGACAGATCGGGCTATCTCCAATGGTGAGCGCAAAAGCTGCGGTTGCCTACTGAGGTCTTCTGTTACCCATAGGGATTACTCGATCTCCCGTGCTCGTGCCTCGCCCCTCTGTCGGATAATGACGGTTAGTAAATGGTCAGGTCTTGAAGTAATAGTTAAAAGCGGAAAGTACCTTTCCAGCTCTTAGATAACTTTTGAACATGATGCTTTTTCGTTTTGCTCGATAGGCAGATAGAAGGCATGGAGGTATATCAAGCTGAGATAATTTTGCTTCCAGTGACAAATAGCCATTGGCGAGGCCGTGTAGATTGGACATGGCAGAACCTGCACTGATACGTCGCAAGTAAATGACCTCTGATGTGAAACTGTATTGATGGTTTTTGGCTTGTTGGATGTAGAACCATAGGTCCTCTCCATGCGTGAAAGAAGGATCGAAGGCATAGTTGTAATTAGGGGCTCTTTTGATCATCCAAGTCACTCCAAAAAATGATTTCCCTGACAGGGAAATGAGATCAGATAAGGGCTCTCCTTTGAAATTCGGCATCCATTGGCTTGTTTCTTTAGACAAGTCTTCGGTTCTGTTGCTGACGGCTCCATCTACAAAACTCAGTTTAGAATTTTGAGCAAAGACCTCTAGTCGACTAGACAGGCTACTGACTGTTAATTGGTCGTCTCCATCTAGAAAGCAAAAGTAGTCTCCTTTCATGGCCTGCATGGCTACATTTCTAGCGACACTGACGCCAGCATTGTCTTGCTTGAAGTATTGAATTCGAGCGTCTGTGTAACCCCGTATGATCTCGTCGGATCGATC contains the following coding sequences:
- a CDS encoding glycosyltransferase family 2 protein, with the translated sequence MPNLVSIIMPVYNAEQYVAEAIDSVLAQQHDYWELLIVNDGSTDRSDEIIRGYTDARIQYFKQDNAGVSVARNVAMQAMKGDYFCFLDGDDQLTVSSLSSRLEVFAQNSKLSFVDGAVSNRTEDLSKETSQWMPNFKGEPLSDLISLSGKSFFGVTWMIKRAPNYNYAFDPSFTHGEDLWFYIQQAKNHQYSFTSEVIYLRRISAGSAMSNLHGLANGYLSLEAKLSQLDIPPCLLSAYRAKRKSIMFKSYLRAGKVLSAFNYYFKT
- a CDS encoding glycosyltransferase family protein, which codes for MNHPIPILVFIYNSYKDPLFQNLLLQYIKTLSQNGNYRFDLITFEQPQYALSIEETKLETNELEKYNIYWHPRKFHTGRFLLFKKAFDVISTFFQIIRIKATYKTRYIFAFANVAAAIAVLFSRFMNLKLVIYSYEPHSDFMVELKLWSKQSWNYRILHWLEKMAAQHASDIMTGTIHMVEKLKSEGIKANLYRAPTAVDPDTFYFRPESRDQLHQSLGIDDQHVYIYPGKFGGLYYEREIIALFGQLYAQDPKSYFLVATDYDKNQIHSWFEEENIPTTSYHLRAFIDAAQIPDYLSAADMGIVAIPPTPSQKFRSPTKVAEYLLCGLPYITCQGVSEDDEYATDHEVGIVVNDFSREEISKVYPKIDQILALNKSELREKCRKVGLDYRSRERVDHLLQSIFK